DNA sequence from the Alkaliphilus metalliredigens QYMF genome:
TTTTGTCAATTATATCTAAATATTTATACGTCTTATACATTTTATATGTATTTAAAAAACATTGTATAAAAAATTAACAAGTGTTTGCATTTGCCCACACTTGTTATTCTAGTCCTATGATTTTTATACAGCTCACGTTATATTATGCAGTCTTTTCACCTTTTATTATGCAGTTTTTTCACGTTTTTTACCCCTGATATACATACCCTAAGTCAAATGCCTGCATATTTAAATCAATGGCTTTTTCTGGTACATTATCCTTAATGGTTTCCTTCCATGTCTCCACTTTAATTTCCAAGTGCTTTGCCAGGATACCTAAGAGCATGACATTAGCCACTTGTTTTTTCCCTAGATTTTTTGCTTCTTCAAAGGCATTGATTTCAATTACATTCATGTTGGCTTTTAGATCTTCAATGGCAACCTCAGGGTATTCTTCCTTTTCCTGCTGAACAATGGTGGGATAAAACCGCTTTGAGTTCATAATGATCAGCCCATCATCCCTTAGCTTAGCGCTCCATCTCAAGGCCTCCAGGGGCTCCATCGCCACCAGTATATCTCCCTCTCCTGGTCGAATATTAGGTGAAAATATCTTTTTACCAATTCGAACATTTCCCCAGACCATCCCCCCCCTTTGTGATAGTCCCACAACATCATTGCTTTTAATATCAAAATCATCCTTCATGGCTGCTTGGGAGATGATTCGAGTCATCAGGATCAGCCCTTGTCCACCGACTCCTGCAAACATAATATTTTTTATCAATTTATTCACCCTCCTTCTCTGAAGCCTTTGATGACTTAATGGCATTGACAGGGCAAACCTGGGCACAGACACTACATCCAACACACATATCTTTATCAATAGATGATTTAAGCTTTTCAATTCCTTCATATTCAATCATTCTAAGGGGTGGACAGTTTGTTCGAATACAAGCCCGACAACTAATACATATTTTAGGATCCACATAGAAATATGGTTTTTCAAGGTTATATCGTAGTGCACAGGGACCATTAACCACAATGATGGACAATCCTTCGTAGGCAATCTCCTCTTTAAAAAGCTTCTCTGCCGCTTTATAGTCATATTGATTGATTTCTTTAATACGATCAAATCCCATGGTCTCTAATAATGTTTTAATGCCCACTCTCATGTCATCTCTTTCATTGTAGAGCCCAGAGCTTCCATTATGCTGTCCTCCAGTCATGGCAGTAGTTCGGTTGTCTAATACAATGAATGTCATATTTTCATTATCCTTCTTTTGATGCAATAAATTCACAAAGGTCGGTAATCCCGAGTGGAAAAATGTGCCATCTCCAATCACCGTCACCAGTGGTTCCTCTTCCTTTGTCAATGACATTGCCTTACGAATTCCCTTTGTCATCCCAATACTGGCTCCCATACTGATGATGGAATTCGATTGTTCAAAGGGAAACAGCGCTGCCAAGGAGTAACAACCAATATCCCCTACTACCACCTTCGCTTTAGATTTTTTCAGTATATCGAAGGTTGGTCTATGGGGACAGCCTGTGCAAAATAAAGGAGGTCTTGACACAGTTTCTACAAATCGTTTAGAACCTTCTGGTTTGTTTTTTAATAAACCAGCTTGATAGAGTCCTTCTTCAATATCCGGTACATCCAATTCACCTGTATACTCAAAGTATTTTTTTCCTTCACATTCAATGCCCATCAACTTCAATTCGTTTTCAATAAAAGGCATCATTTCTTCAATGACAATGATTCGCTTATATTGACTGGTGATTTCCTTAGCTCGCTTTTTAGAGATGGGATAAACCAGACCTAGTTTCCAAATGCTGGCCTCCGGTTCTACTTCTTTTAAATTGTAATAAACAAGCCCAGAGGTGATGAGTAATGTGTCACTTCCCTGCTTTTCTTCTAAAGTGTTTAATTCAGTATCATAGGCGTACTCCTCGAGTTTTTGCAATCGTTCCTTCATGAACATTTGTGCTCTTCGGGAACCAGGCGGAATCATGCAAAACTTTTCTTTACTTCGATTAATCCCCTTGGACTTCACTTCTTGCCGATCCTCTAATACAACCACACTACGGCTGTGACAAAGACGACTTGTAATCCTTAAAAGCATGGGTATTTCAAAGTGCTCACTAATTTCCAATGCTTTTTTTGTATAATCCTTTGCTTCTTGACTATCGGAGGGATCTAAAATTCCCAAATGAGCAAACTTACCTAAAACACGATTATCCTGCTCATTCTGAGAGCTAGCCAATCCAGGGTCATCTCCAGTGACCAGTAAAAAACCGCCATTGGTAGGGGTTAAGGTAAATGTCATCAATGGGTCCGCTGCAATATTGACCCCTACATGCTTCATTGAAACCATGGCCCTAGCTCCTGAAAAAGATCCTCCAATGCCCACTTCTAATGCGACTTTTTCATTAGTGGAAAACTCTCCGTAAATTTCTTCATATACTTTGGTCTTTTCAAGAATCTCCACTGTTGGTGAGCCAGGATAACTGGAAGCAACCACCCCTCCTGCCTCATAAAACCCTCTTGCAATGGCTTCATTCCCAGTTAATGCTCTTTTTTCTCCCGCTTTTCCATCCATTTAATCACGCCTTTCATTTTCTCTACTATAGATAAATAGACCCATCCCTTCGTTCTTTCCTCATGTATTAGTATTGACAGCTATTGATTTTCTATTTGATTTAAGCAAAATATTAATTGAAAATACTGAATTTATAAGATCCTGTTATGTAATTCAGCTTGTTATGCTATACTATTATTGTATTGGTTAGGCAAAGGATTACACATCATTTGCAAGCGTTATTTAAGTGCATTGCATTTAATTTAATTAGGAGGGATTTTATGAGTAAAGCAGTAAATATCGATTGGAGTACATTAGGTTTTAGCTACATGAAGACTGACTTCCGTTATGTATCAAAATGGAAAGATGGACAGTGGGATGATGGCGCATTAGTAGAGGACAATAACCTATCCATCAGTGAATCTTCAACTGCTCTACACTATGGGCAACAGTGTTTTGAAGGATTAAAGGCCTATCGTACTAAGGATGGCGAAATCCAGTTATTCAGACCAGACCAAAACGCGAAAAGAATGAAAAACAGCTGTAGTCGTGTGCTTATGCCTGAGGTTTCAGAAGAAAAGTTTATTGATGCTTGTATTCAAGTTGTCAAAGCTAATGAAGCTTTTGTACCACCATATGGTACTGGTGCAACTCTTTACTTAAGACCCTTTGTGATCGGAGTTGGAGACAACCTTGGTGTTAGACCCGCTCCCGAGTATATTTTCTCTGTGTTTTGCGTTCCTGTAGGCGCTTATTTCAAAGGTGGAGTGGCCCCTGTTAACTTTATGACCTCTGAGTTTGACCGCGCTGCACCTTATGGTACAGGAGCTGCTAAAGTAGGGGGAAACTATGCAGGAAGTCTTTTTCCTCATCAAGTTGCAGTCAAAAAGGGTTTTGCTGATTGTATTTACCTTGATCCTGCTACACATACAAAAATTGAGGAAGTTGGCGCTGCAAACTTCTTTGGTATTACAACCGACGACAAATTCGTCACACCAATCTCACCTTCCATCCTTCCAAGTATCACTAAATACTCTTTAATGCATGTTGCTAAGGAGTATTTAGGCCTGGAAGTAGAAGAAAGAGATGCCTTAGTGGACAACCTAGGTGAATTTAAGGAAGCAGGAGCTTGTGGTACTGCTGCTGTAATCACACCAATTGGTGGCATTTCTCACAAAGACAACCTTCATGTTTTCCATAGTGAAACTGAAGTAGGACCTGTAACAAAGAAGCTTTATGATACTTTATGTGGCATCCAATTCGGTGATGTAAAAGCACCTGAAGGATGGATTGTAAAGGTAAAATAATTTATTGATAATAAACAGGGGAGGATGCAATTGCATCCTCCCCTGTTTATTATCATTTTAATTTTCAAATCTACTATTTTATCCTACTGAGAAGAGTTTACTCTTCATAAAAATCTAAATAAGAATGCTTTTCTCCATCTTTTTGCCATCCTAGAATACAATCCATATTCACATTATGTGTGGCTCTAAAAATTGATTTATCCGCATCGGAAATACTAGTCTTCAATGTTTTAATAAGATCCTTCACCTGATGACGTTTGTTACCGATCTTTTTTGCTGCCACCATACAGGCACAATTAAGAGGCCAAATGCCACTACTCTCAGTAAAGTCAATAATTGCTTCTTCCTCTATCAAATAAAGAGGACGGATAATCTCCATCCCTTCAAAATTCGTGGACTTTAGTTTCGGGAGCATGGTTTTAAAATTTCCTGTATAAAGTAAGTTTAACATTGTGGTTTCTATCACATCATTATAATGGTGTCCAAGGGCCAGCTTATTGCACCCTAGCTCCTGGGCCTTTTGATATAGGGCTCCCCTTCTCATCTTGGCACACATAAAGCAAGGGTACTCCTTTGCCATTTTTTCAGCTACTTCAAAGATCCTAGCTTCAAAAATATGCACGGGTATTTCCAAATGCTTGCAATTATCAACGAGTAATGCTTTGATACTCTCATGATAGCCTGGATCCATCACAATGAATTCCATCTGAAAGTTTGCGGTTCCATGACGGTGAAGTTCTTGAAAAAGCTTTGCCATCAGCAAACTATCCTTTCCGCCTGAAATGGCAATGGCGATTTTATCACCTTCTTCAATTAAATTATATTCTTTAATGGCCTTGGTAAATTTAGACCAAATATTTTTACGATATTTTGTAATGAGACTCCGTTCAATCTCTTCAAGTAATTTACGCTCACCCATGGGAATTAGTTGCTCACAGCCTTCCCCTGCAATTTCACTCATCTATATCACCTTCCCTTTTCCGACATTATTATAGCATTTTTATACTATTTTGTCTTTGTTCCAAAAGAAATAACCCTACTTACATATAAATTTCACTTTAAAACTATCTCCATCTCATATATAATTGATTAGTGTCTTATGAGACTTACTTAGGGGAAATTTCGATTCCCCTGAATTCTAGCCAAATTTACTTCGAGGATATAATTAGAAAGGAAGATAACATGAGTATTTTAACAGTAAAAAACCTAACCCATGGCTTTGGTGATCGTGCCATCTTTAATAATGTTTCCTTTAGACTTTTAAAGGGTGAACACATCGGATTAATTGGAGCCAATGGTGAAGGTAAATCTACTTTTATGAATATTATTACTGGAAAACTAGAACCCGATGAAGGTCAGGTTGAATGGGCTAAAAAAGTCCGCGTTGGATACCTAGACCAAAATACTTCTCTTGAAAAAGGAATGACCATCCGCGATGCCCTCAAGGGAGCCTTTCAATATCTTTTTGATGTTGAAACAGAGATGAATGAAATCTGTGACAAAATGGCCGATGCCTCTCCAGAGGAATTAGAACATTTGTTAGAGGATATGGGAAGCATTCAGGATACCTTGACCAATAATGACTTTTATATTATTGACGCAAAGGTTGAAGAGATTGCCCGCGGCGTGGGTTTAGATGAAGTTGGATTAGAAAAGGATGTTCATGATTTGAGTGGTGGACAAAGAACAAAGGTTTTATTGGCTAAACTTTTATTGGAAAAGCCTGATATCTTATTATTAGATGAGCCTAGTAACTATTTAGATGAACAGCATATTGAATGGTTAAAGCGCTATCTCCAGGAATATGAGAATGCCTTTATTTTGATTTCCCATGACATTCCCTTCCTTAATAGTGTGATAAACTTGATCTACCATATGGAAAACCAAGAACTCAATCGTTACGTTGGTGACTATGCTAGCTTTGGTTTGGTCCATGAAGCTAAAAAACAGCAGTCCGAAGCCGCCTACCGAAAGCAACAGCAAGAAATCACTGAACTTAAGGATTTCGTCGCCAGAAACAAGGCACGGGTCGCCACCCGAAACATGGCCATGTCTCGACAAAAGAAGTTAGATAAGATGGATGTACTTGAGTTAGCCAAGGAAAAACCTAAGCCTGAATTTAACTTCAAATGTTCTAAATCTCCTGGAAAGTTGATCTTTGAAACAAATGATCTTGTCATCGGATATGAGGAGCCCCTTTCTAAACCATTGAATTTGCGGATGGAACGAGGACAGCGTATTGCATTAGTAGGTGCCAATGGATTAGGTAAAACAACATTACTACGAAGCATTCTAGGACAAATCCATGCAGTTTCTGGCTCTGTGGAGCTAGGGGATTATCTTGAAGTTGGTTATTTTGAACAGGAGATCAAGGAAGCCAATTATAAAACCTGTATCGAAGAAGTATGGCAGGACTTCCCTTCATACACCCAACAGCAGATCCGTGCTGCCTTAGCTAAATGTGGTTTAACCACACAGCATATTGAAAGCAAGATTGTGGTTTTAAGTGGAGGAGAGCAAGCCAAGGTTCGTCTTTGTAAGCTCGTCAACCAAGAAAGCAATTTACTGATTTTAGATGAGCCTACCAACCATCTTGATGTTGATGCCAAAGAAGACTTAAAGCGTGCTTTAAAGGAATACAAAGGAAGCATTCTTTTAATCTCACATGATCCTGATTTTTATAGAGATATTGCAACGGATATTTGGAATTGTGAAACCTGGACCACAAAGCTTGTCTAGTCATTTATGATATTTTTAAAGGCCTAGGATCGAGATCCTAGGCCTTTTTGTACGTTCTTTTATATTCCTTTTTTCTAGACTTCTTTAATTCACTATAAAATTTTTCTTAACTGTTTTACTTCATACTGTCTAATGTCTTTGGTATTTCCTCCTGCAACCGCACAAAGTAAATTAACCATATCATTGCTTACACCCAATACATTGCCCTTCACCTTGGTTCCAATCACATTTACCGGCGCTTTTCTAGCAAGACCTTTGATGTTATCAGATTTACAGTAGGCACATCCCTCATTTACATTGGCCACTCTTCTGCAATCCACACAGTAATACAAATTACTCATCAGCATCTCCTCCTGTTTTGTGGTTAAATGGACCCCTAGCATGCCCTGGTGCTTGTGTCATGATATGTTAAATCTTTACTATTTATATTAGATTAATTTCACAAAATCCCTTTAATTATTTTTACATTTTCTTTATTTCTTTTTCATAAAAATAAAGGATAATCCTCATTCAACATAGAAATATTTCATATCAAAACCCCATTCTAAAGGAGTTGAACCCATGCATCAAAATAGACTTGATAAGCTATTAAAAAACATGAGGGATGCGTCTATCCCCCAACTTATTTTATCTGATCCAAATGCTATTTTTTATTTAACTGGTAAGTGGATTCATCCAGGTGAAAGAATGCTTGCCCTTTATCTAAATGTATCCAACCAACATCTGATTTTTATTAATGAACTCTTCCCGGTTCATGAGGAGCTTGGCATTGATAAGGTTTGGTTTAAGGATACAGATGATCCAATCCAGCTACTTGCTCAATACATTCAACCTCATACAACCATTGGTGTTGATAAAAGTTGGCCTGCAATGTTTTTATTAGATTTAATGAAATATAAAAAGGAAAGTACCTTTGTCAATGGCTCTTCCCTCATCGACACCATTCGAATGACAAAGGATAAACATGAAATACGTTTGATGCGAGAGGCTTCAAAGACTAATGACTTCACCATGACCGGTATCATTAATTTGATTTCTGAACATACAACTGAAAAGAAAATGACACAGCTTGTCAATAATATATATGAGGAGCTTGAGACCGAGGGACCTTCCTTTAGTCCAATTATTGCCTATGGGGCCAATGGGGCCGACCCTCACCATAGTCCAGATCATTCACAATTAAAGAAAGGTGATAGCATCATTATTGATATTGGCTGTCGAATGGATTCATATTGTTCTGACATGACAAGAACCGTATTTTATCGGGCTGTTTCACCTAAGGCAAAGGAAGTTTATCACATAGTTAAAGAGGCAAATCGAAGAGCCATTTCTGCGGTGAAGCCTGGGGTCAAATTCTGTGATATCGATTCAGCAGCAAGGGACTATATTGAGTCAAAGGGATATGGTGAGTACTTTACCCATCGAACAGGTCATTCCATTGGCTTAGAGGTTCATGATTATGGTGATGTTTCAGCTATCAATACAGATACAGTGGCGCCAGGAATGATTTTTTCAATCGAGCCCGGTATTTATCTGCCAGGAGAATTTGGGGTACGAATTGAAGACTTAGTATTGGTAACAAAGAGTGGATGCGAGGTACTGAATCAATTTAGTAAAGATCTTCAAATTGTTGAGTAGCCACAAAGCAAAGAAGGCAAGTATCCTGGTGGATACTTGCCTTCTTGATATTTAAGCACTTGAAATTTTTGACAAAGAGGCGTTAAAAATTGAGTGAGCCGTTTACTTCATCAGTTTATTTTATCATCCATATATCAGTATATTCTACAATAATCAAGTTCCCACATCAACGGCCTCGACAGCACTCGGACTTTATTGAGGGATGGATATTTATTTATTAAGAAGAAAGCTGAACAAAATCAAACTGACCTCTTTGAAACTTCTTTATTGGATCAAAATATAGTCTTCATGAGTGGAGAAGAAGCAGTAAAGATTTTTTATGATCCAGAGGTCTAGTAAGTAATACAATGCACCTTCAAATTATTAGATTGTGTTTAATAATTTGAGGTGCATTCTTCAGTAAGCAGACTTTGAACCTATATTCTACTGTTGAAATGGAAGTTGTGTCTGATAGCCTGTAAAAATATCAATCAAATCCGCAACTTCAGTTTGTGTTGCAACATTCGCTTGATATTCGCCTAAGTTAAATAGTTCACTAAAATGCTTTGTATGTATTTGTTGTAGTTGGTCCCTATTATTGATTACTATTTGCCTTAAATCATCGTTAATGATTTCATTAATTCCAATTTGATAGCTTACTAGATTATGCTTTTCCATTAGCAGTACGTCATTTAACATATCTCGTATATTGATGCTGGGATCTTTCACCTGTGGTAATTCATTTGAAACAGTCTTTCCAATTTTCATTACACCTGACTTTGAAGTTATGACCTGCTCTGTATTCATTAGTTTATCTGCCCTCCTTGATTAGTGCTTATCCAGTTGTTGGCATTTTGTCCTGTATTCATTTGATTAGCATAGTTTAATAGGTCCATATAGTTTTGTTGATGTTCCTTTAAGAAAAGTGCAATAGTAGTAATTAGTCCTATAAAAAGTACCTTTTGACAGGTTAGAACATTCATTATTTTTTTATGATCATATAATCTCCATTACTTAATTCTACGATATCTGCTAAGAAAGTTTCTGCAATTGTATCAGATATTTTAACTAACTCTTCTTTGTCTTTGACTAATAATGCTAGGGGCTCACCACCTAAATATCGGTTTTTATCAGTTGTAATATATGCCAGAATACCTTTGATTGATCCTTCACCTTTTCCCATTAGCTTCCCCTCCTTTTTTATTTTCCATGTCCAATAATTCGGGATTTTTTTTCACCGTTTCTAGCAAAGGAGTTAGTAAGATTGTTTCTTCTAATAGGTCGAAATTTTTAATAACAGGAACTAATGCAATAATAAGTTTACCACTATTTATATCCTGAAGACTGTATATCTTCCTCTGCCCCATTCTACGTGTTACTTCAAATAGAACAGCCTGCCGTTGTCCTTTGTTTAGAAGAGGGATTTGGAAGTGCTCGTATTTCGGATGGATAATAGCAGCTAACCCATCTTCTAAAAACCATTCCTTAGC
Encoded proteins:
- a CDS encoding indolepyruvate oxidoreductase subunit beta; amino-acid sequence: MNKLIKNIMFAGVGGQGLILMTRIISQAAMKDDFDIKSNDVVGLSQRGGMVWGNVRIGKKIFSPNIRPGEGDILVAMEPLEALRWSAKLRDDGLIIMNSKRFYPTIVQQEKEEYPEVAIEDLKANMNVIEINAFEEAKNLGKKQVANVMLLGILAKHLEIKVETWKETIKDNVPEKAIDLNMQAFDLGYVYQG
- a CDS encoding thiamine pyrophosphate-dependent enzyme, with translation MDGKAGEKRALTGNEAIARGFYEAGGVVASSYPGSPTVEILEKTKVYEEIYGEFSTNEKVALEVGIGGSFSGARAMVSMKHVGVNIAADPLMTFTLTPTNGGFLLVTGDDPGLASSQNEQDNRVLGKFAHLGILDPSDSQEAKDYTKKALEISEHFEIPMLLRITSRLCHSRSVVVLEDRQEVKSKGINRSKEKFCMIPPGSRRAQMFMKERLQKLEEYAYDTELNTLEEKQGSDTLLITSGLVYYNLKEVEPEASIWKLGLVYPISKKRAKEITSQYKRIIVIEEMMPFIENELKLMGIECEGKKYFEYTGELDVPDIEEGLYQAGLLKNKPEGSKRFVETVSRPPLFCTGCPHRPTFDILKKSKAKVVVGDIGCYSLAALFPFEQSNSIISMGASIGMTKGIRKAMSLTKEEEPLVTVIGDGTFFHSGLPTFVNLLHQKKDNENMTFIVLDNRTTAMTGGQHNGSSGLYNERDDMRVGIKTLLETMGFDRIKEINQYDYKAAEKLFKEEIAYEGLSIIVVNGPCALRYNLEKPYFYVDPKICISCRACIRTNCPPLRMIEYEGIEKLKSSIDKDMCVGCSVCAQVCPVNAIKSSKASEKEGE
- a CDS encoding branched-chain amino acid aminotransferase, which gives rise to MSKAVNIDWSTLGFSYMKTDFRYVSKWKDGQWDDGALVEDNNLSISESSTALHYGQQCFEGLKAYRTKDGEIQLFRPDQNAKRMKNSCSRVLMPEVSEEKFIDACIQVVKANEAFVPPYGTGATLYLRPFVIGVGDNLGVRPAPEYIFSVFCVPVGAYFKGGVAPVNFMTSEFDRAAPYGTGAAKVGGNYAGSLFPHQVAVKKGFADCIYLDPATHTKIEEVGAANFFGITTDDKFVTPISPSILPSITKYSLMHVAKEYLGLEVEERDALVDNLGEFKEAGACGTAAVITPIGGISHKDNLHVFHSETEVGPVTKKLYDTLCGIQFGDVKAPEGWIVKVK
- a CDS encoding tRNA 2-thiocytidine(32) synthetase TtcA, which gives rise to MSEIAGEGCEQLIPMGERKLLEEIERSLITKYRKNIWSKFTKAIKEYNLIEEGDKIAIAISGGKDSLLMAKLFQELHRHGTANFQMEFIVMDPGYHESIKALLVDNCKHLEIPVHIFEARIFEVAEKMAKEYPCFMCAKMRRGALYQKAQELGCNKLALGHHYNDVIETTMLNLLYTGNFKTMLPKLKSTNFEGMEIIRPLYLIEEEAIIDFTESSGIWPLNCACMVAAKKIGNKRHQVKDLIKTLKTSISDADKSIFRATHNVNMDCILGWQKDGEKHSYLDFYEE
- a CDS encoding ABC-F family ATP-binding cassette domain-containing protein; protein product: MSILTVKNLTHGFGDRAIFNNVSFRLLKGEHIGLIGANGEGKSTFMNIITGKLEPDEGQVEWAKKVRVGYLDQNTSLEKGMTIRDALKGAFQYLFDVETEMNEICDKMADASPEELEHLLEDMGSIQDTLTNNDFYIIDAKVEEIARGVGLDEVGLEKDVHDLSGGQRTKVLLAKLLLEKPDILLLDEPSNYLDEQHIEWLKRYLQEYENAFILISHDIPFLNSVINLIYHMENQELNRYVGDYASFGLVHEAKKQQSEAAYRKQQQEITELKDFVARNKARVATRNMAMSRQKKLDKMDVLELAKEKPKPEFNFKCSKSPGKLIFETNDLVIGYEEPLSKPLNLRMERGQRIALVGANGLGKTTLLRSILGQIHAVSGSVELGDYLEVGYFEQEIKEANYKTCIEEVWQDFPSYTQQQIRAALAKCGLTTQHIESKIVVLSGGEQAKVRLCKLVNQESNLLILDEPTNHLDVDAKEDLKRALKEYKGSILLISHDPDFYRDIATDIWNCETWTTKLV
- a CDS encoding M24 family metallopeptidase, whose product is MHQNRLDKLLKNMRDASIPQLILSDPNAIFYLTGKWIHPGERMLALYLNVSNQHLIFINELFPVHEELGIDKVWFKDTDDPIQLLAQYIQPHTTIGVDKSWPAMFLLDLMKYKKESTFVNGSSLIDTIRMTKDKHEIRLMREASKTNDFTMTGIINLISEHTTEKKMTQLVNNIYEELETEGPSFSPIIAYGANGADPHHSPDHSQLKKGDSIIIDIGCRMDSYCSDMTRTVFYRAVSPKAKEVYHIVKEANRRAISAVKPGVKFCDIDSAARDYIESKGYGEYFTHRTGHSIGLEVHDYGDVSAINTDTVAPGMIFSIEPGIYLPGEFGVRIEDLVLVTKSGCEVLNQFSKDLQIVE
- a CDS encoding spore coat protein; translated protein: MNTEQVITSKSGVMKIGKTVSNELPQVKDPSINIRDMLNDVLLMEKHNLVSYQIGINEIINDDLRQIVINNRDQLQQIHTKHFSELFNLGEYQANVATQTEVADLIDIFTGYQTQLPFQQ
- a CDS encoding capping complex subunit for YIEGIA → MGKGEGSIKGILAYITTDKNRYLGGEPLALLVKDKEELVKISDTIAETFLADIVELSNGDYMIIKK